From Denitrovibrio acetiphilus DSM 12809, the proteins below share one genomic window:
- a CDS encoding cytochrome c3 family protein, which translates to MRKLLFIIPVLALCLWSAYAEDVTKLNPDSSKQCALCHYEWMPQFLFELKGTELVDYQKEKVVAEDKMCFSCHNGTVDDSRIRVWSGDMHNMSDKIPEHMNIPVDLPLEGKSLGCRTCHTAHATGNPTQEGVAGSIFLRRENGESQLCEACHTEIGGGIHKSHPLKELKENRAVIEKDLKASYGKLGSEGRVICESCHTPHSPKDKNLLVYKIDNSRICSVCHEDKLNIGGHTYVKGMMNHPVNVVQEDASAVQKTKDSGGKYTEGDKIICMTCHTPHKGADDSLLIVDNGDSAFCISCHNDKTTVRNTKHDMLTIKGFRTKEGKTAIQRGTCESCHDPHGWSMNLSPKDGDQISQSCLSCHKDKGIAKEKVINNNLHNHPIGKSIKDDMKKKANLPFIGKITEFFTEFRRGRSSEKLVTCATCHDVHSKDKNFLRIEAETGELCLTCHNEKEMVEKTLHGKQKLDKSCLSCHKVHNSETKRLLVKPDNDGCLDCHKKGGSAEKMIPGDHSHPVNMVVDRKLDEHFKVTENGMFTCVSCHDPHSESKVAKIDKDFLRGGFEDFDTFCIACHEGQKEVAGSDHDMRKKDSEELCSQCHAVHNAKSGKSIMTLEYDYSTEDDSCKVCHNDKGSADKKVVMEGHKLGKINAHEKYGKFLAEEDGEYFLYCSGCHTVHNNGPVKGEEGTIQNSFLNKKLSENGNFCAGCHEDKKSFGQSKHNVEKFERNNKMTAAKKAEGDTCGACHIVHNSGDYLFDKEFGNDFEKMCQSCHSRSGIAEETKIETSHKMNVKFEKDMDVFLQNGNVVCATCHEPHALDKGMLRDMGEKNICSACHEEQKMVELSEHNLALLDYVDGEIRATAGENPCYVCHKPHNFHKNNKLMWAFKNKDKDGFAFGMCTDCHKKDGIGYKKVPEVLSHEKIFKIFPYKEKFKEFLFNEYGKVSADGAVTCETCHNPHVWEKDMLTVEANVDGDVHNSFLKQNVKNDFCKVCHGEKDAEELYNKYHDKEYRNSRNKDQLEAEVLKNILMIQFYLENYQEKK; encoded by the coding sequence TTGAGAAAGCTTTTATTCATTATCCCTGTGCTGGCGCTCTGCTTGTGGAGTGCTTACGCAGAAGATGTAACAAAACTTAACCCTGATTCATCAAAGCAGTGTGCGCTCTGCCACTATGAATGGATGCCCCAGTTCCTGTTTGAGCTGAAGGGCACAGAGCTTGTTGATTACCAGAAAGAGAAAGTCGTTGCCGAGGATAAGATGTGTTTCAGCTGTCACAACGGAACAGTGGATGACAGCAGGATAAGGGTTTGGTCAGGGGATATGCACAATATGTCTGATAAGATTCCCGAACACATGAATATCCCTGTTGATCTCCCGCTGGAGGGCAAATCTCTGGGGTGTCGAACCTGCCATACTGCACATGCCACAGGAAATCCGACGCAGGAAGGTGTCGCCGGAAGTATTTTTCTGCGTAGAGAGAATGGTGAGTCGCAGCTTTGTGAAGCGTGCCATACAGAAATAGGCGGCGGCATCCATAAGTCCCACCCTCTTAAAGAGTTAAAAGAGAATAGAGCAGTCATTGAAAAAGACCTGAAAGCCTCCTATGGGAAACTTGGCAGTGAAGGTCGTGTGATTTGCGAAAGCTGCCATACCCCGCATTCGCCAAAAGATAAAAATCTCTTAGTTTATAAAATAGATAACTCCAGAATATGCTCTGTCTGCCATGAGGATAAACTGAATATCGGCGGGCATACATATGTTAAGGGGATGATGAATCACCCAGTAAATGTTGTGCAGGAAGACGCCTCTGCTGTGCAGAAAACAAAAGACTCCGGAGGGAAATACACCGAAGGAGATAAAATTATCTGCATGACCTGCCATACTCCGCACAAAGGGGCTGATGACTCTCTGCTTATTGTTGATAATGGAGACAGTGCATTTTGTATTAGCTGTCATAATGATAAAACAACCGTTCGGAACACTAAGCATGACATGCTGACCATCAAGGGATTCAGAACCAAAGAGGGCAAAACAGCAATACAGAGGGGCACGTGTGAAAGCTGCCACGACCCACACGGATGGTCGATGAACCTTTCGCCGAAGGACGGGGATCAGATATCCCAAAGCTGTCTGTCATGCCACAAAGACAAAGGCATAGCAAAAGAGAAGGTCATTAATAATAATCTTCACAATCACCCTATAGGCAAGTCCATCAAGGATGATATGAAGAAGAAAGCGAATCTGCCGTTTATAGGAAAGATTACAGAGTTCTTTACAGAATTCCGCAGAGGCAGAAGCTCAGAAAAACTTGTGACCTGCGCTACATGCCACGATGTGCATTCAAAAGATAAGAATTTTCTCCGCATTGAAGCTGAGACCGGTGAGCTTTGCCTCACATGTCATAATGAAAAAGAGATGGTGGAGAAGACTCTTCACGGTAAACAGAAACTTGATAAAAGCTGTCTGTCCTGTCACAAAGTTCATAATAGCGAAACTAAACGTCTGCTTGTGAAACCTGACAATGATGGATGTCTTGATTGCCATAAGAAGGGGGGAAGTGCTGAGAAAATGATCCCGGGAGATCACTCCCACCCTGTTAATATGGTGGTTGACAGAAAGCTGGATGAGCATTTCAAGGTGACAGAAAACGGTATGTTCACCTGTGTGAGCTGTCACGATCCTCACTCTGAGAGTAAAGTTGCGAAAATTGATAAAGACTTTCTGAGGGGTGGTTTTGAAGATTTTGATACTTTCTGTATCGCCTGTCATGAGGGTCAGAAAGAGGTAGCAGGAAGCGATCATGATATGCGGAAAAAGGACTCTGAGGAGTTGTGCTCACAATGCCACGCAGTTCATAACGCAAAGAGCGGAAAGAGCATTATGACCCTTGAATATGATTATTCCACAGAGGATGACAGTTGTAAGGTTTGTCATAATGACAAAGGCTCTGCCGACAAGAAAGTTGTTATGGAAGGGCATAAGCTGGGGAAAATAAATGCCCATGAGAAATACGGCAAATTCCTTGCAGAAGAAGACGGGGAATATTTCCTCTATTGCTCAGGATGCCATACCGTGCACAACAACGGACCTGTGAAAGGCGAAGAAGGAACGATACAGAACAGTTTCCTTAATAAAAAACTTTCAGAAAACGGCAACTTCTGTGCCGGGTGTCACGAGGACAAGAAATCCTTCGGGCAGTCTAAGCATAATGTCGAAAAGTTTGAAAGAAACAACAAAATGACTGCTGCGAAAAAGGCAGAAGGGGACACTTGCGGTGCATGCCACATTGTTCACAATAGCGGTGATTACCTGTTTGATAAAGAGTTCGGAAATGACTTTGAAAAGATGTGTCAGAGCTGTCACAGCAGATCCGGCATAGCTGAAGAGACTAAGATTGAAACCAGCCACAAGATGAACGTGAAGTTTGAAAAAGACATGGACGTATTTCTTCAGAACGGCAACGTTGTCTGTGCGACATGCCATGAGCCCCACGCACTTGATAAAGGTATGCTCAGGGATATGGGGGAAAAAAATATCTGTTCTGCATGTCACGAAGAGCAAAAAATGGTAGAGCTTTCGGAACACAACCTTGCTCTGCTTGATTACGTTGACGGCGAGATACGTGCAACCGCTGGCGAGAACCCGTGCTATGTTTGCCATAAACCGCATAATTTCCATAAGAATAATAAGCTTATGTGGGCTTTTAAGAACAAAGATAAAGATGGGTTTGCCTTTGGGATGTGTACTGACTGTCATAAAAAAGACGGTATAGGTTACAAAAAAGTACCGGAAGTTTTAAGTCATGAGAAAATATTTAAAATATTCCCGTATAAGGAAAAATTTAAAGAATTTCTGTTTAATGAATATGGAAAAGTTTCAGCTGATGGTGCGGTGACCTGTGAAACATGTCATAATCCTCATGTATGGGAAAAAGACATGTTGACTGTCGAAGCCAATGTTGATGGAGATGTTCATAACAGTTTTCTTAAGCAAAACGTTAAGAACGATTTTTGCAAAGTTTGTCATGGTGAAAAGGATGCTGAGGAACTTTACAATAAATATCATGACAAAGAGTATCGCAATTCCAGAAACAAGGACCAACTGGAGGCTGAGGTTCTTAAAAATATACTGATGATCCAGTTTTACCTTGAAAATTATCAGGAGAAGAAATGA
- a CDS encoding tetratricopeptide repeat protein — translation MRILRGCLLVAGLIAISALGYAEIKPVFDDAVKPAEKSAVLYFDIDGRYDLNIMTEFLKYCTEQTDVTCICAEASGAGVQKIKGAFEGNKNERYIYRSDAREDTPEIVFSRSGEALGVLKKESDFAALIPIYLDYTAGRIDAEDFAETMEAIESAEMYKKIVPRMNFVLLLAKKGERDAALAELDKIETEKLDDKGRLLLGETFLRLKAPKRAHRILKTCGDVQCRFYAGVSEYMAGDPDSALETLENLKGVYPDENRLKHYIKSIYESKGDKERADAIQLPDNYNIDAH, via the coding sequence ATGAGAATATTACGTGGGTGTTTGCTTGTTGCGGGGCTTATTGCAATTTCCGCATTGGGGTATGCTGAGATTAAGCCTGTTTTTGATGATGCTGTGAAGCCTGCCGAGAAGAGTGCAGTGTTGTATTTTGATATCGATGGCAGGTATGACCTTAATATCATGACAGAATTTCTGAAATACTGCACGGAACAGACCGATGTGACCTGCATCTGTGCAGAGGCATCCGGAGCAGGCGTTCAGAAGATAAAAGGTGCATTTGAAGGGAATAAAAACGAGAGATACATATACCGGTCTGATGCGAGAGAAGATACTCCGGAAATAGTGTTCTCCAGATCCGGAGAAGCGCTGGGTGTTCTCAAAAAGGAATCTGACTTTGCGGCATTGATACCCATATATCTTGATTATACTGCCGGAAGAATTGATGCGGAAGATTTCGCCGAAACTATGGAAGCAATCGAAAGTGCAGAGATGTACAAGAAGATTGTCCCTCGAATGAATTTTGTTCTTTTGCTGGCAAAGAAAGGCGAGCGTGATGCCGCCCTTGCAGAGCTGGACAAAATAGAGACAGAGAAGCTTGATGACAAAGGCAGATTACTTCTGGGAGAAACGTTCCTCAGGCTTAAAGCACCGAAAAGAGCACACCGTATTCTGAAAACATGCGGTGATGTTCAATGCCGGTTTTATGCAGGAGTGTCTGAGTATATGGCGGGTGACCCTGATTCTGCGTTAGAAACGCTGGAAAACCTGAAAGGCGTTTATCCAGATGAAAACCGACTGAAGCATTACATTAAATCCATTTATGAATCAAAAGGGGATAAAGAACGTGCAGATGCGATACAGCTGCCTGATAACTATAATATTGACGCTCACTAG